In a genomic window of Curtobacterium flaccumfaciens pv. betae:
- a CDS encoding dTDP-4-dehydrorhamnose 3,5-epimerase family protein, with protein MQIRELKIPGAWEFTPVQHGDARGAFLEAYRADVLEETVGHPLDLRQVNMSISSAGVARGIHYALVAPSQAKYVTAVRGAFIDYIVDIRVGSPTFGQWDSVRIDDVDRRAVYLSEGLGHAIVALEDQSTVNYLVSAHYDPEREKGITILDPTVGLELPDGLGEPVLSEKDTSAPTLEEAAAAGLLPTYEECVAYTESLRTTK; from the coding sequence GTGCAGATCCGCGAACTGAAGATCCCCGGCGCGTGGGAGTTCACGCCCGTCCAGCACGGCGACGCACGAGGAGCATTCCTCGAGGCGTACCGCGCCGACGTCCTCGAAGAGACGGTCGGTCACCCGCTGGACCTCCGACAGGTGAACATGTCGATCTCCTCGGCCGGCGTGGCCAGGGGCATCCACTACGCCCTCGTCGCGCCGAGCCAGGCCAAGTACGTGACCGCGGTGCGCGGCGCCTTCATCGACTACATCGTCGACATCCGGGTCGGCTCGCCGACGTTCGGGCAGTGGGACTCCGTGCGCATCGACGACGTCGACCGTCGGGCCGTCTACCTGTCCGAGGGCCTCGGGCACGCCATCGTCGCGCTCGAGGACCAGTCCACGGTGAACTACCTCGTCAGCGCCCACTACGACCCGGAGCGCGAGAAGGGGATCACCATCCTCGACCCGACGGTCGGCCTCGAGCTGCCCGACGGACTCGGCGAGCCGGTCCTGTCCGAGAAGGACACCAGCGCGCCGACGCTCGAGGAAGCCGCCGCCGCGGGTCTGCTGCCCACCTACGAGGAGTGCGTGGCGTACACCGAGTCGCTCCGCACGACCAAGTAA
- a CDS encoding glycosyltransferase family 2 protein: MIRVAVLTVTYNTGETIRPFLASVAAASSEPVAVVIADNGSTDIDALRAIGESYGAVVVSSGGNRGYGGGIDAALSALDDVLPDVRPEFLLVTNPDVVLAPGSIDELVRAADRLPTGGSFGPRILDEQGETYPSARQLPSLRTGLGHAAFSRFWPANPWSQRYWSTTQVVEREAGWLSGACFLIRTDLFRQLDGFDESYFMYFEDVDLGQRVGRSGRTNVYVPTAVVTHTGAHSTSSNRRRMEIEHHRSAYRFLSRRYRAWWLLPLRVVLHAGLSLRARWVTRK; the protein is encoded by the coding sequence GTGATCCGGGTCGCGGTGCTCACGGTCACCTACAACACCGGCGAGACCATCCGACCGTTCCTGGCGAGCGTCGCCGCTGCGTCGTCCGAACCGGTCGCCGTCGTGATCGCGGACAACGGCTCGACCGACATCGACGCACTGCGGGCGATCGGCGAGTCCTACGGCGCCGTCGTGGTGTCCTCCGGGGGCAACCGCGGCTACGGCGGGGGCATCGACGCCGCGCTGAGCGCCCTCGACGACGTGCTGCCCGACGTCCGCCCCGAGTTCCTGCTCGTCACGAACCCCGACGTCGTCCTCGCACCGGGATCGATCGACGAACTCGTGCGCGCCGCCGACCGGCTGCCGACGGGCGGGTCGTTCGGGCCGCGGATCCTGGACGAGCAGGGCGAGACGTACCCGTCCGCGCGCCAGCTGCCGTCGCTCCGGACCGGACTCGGCCACGCGGCGTTCTCGCGGTTCTGGCCCGCAAACCCCTGGAGCCAGCGGTACTGGTCCACGACGCAGGTCGTCGAGCGTGAGGCCGGCTGGCTGTCCGGCGCGTGCTTCCTCATCCGCACCGACCTGTTCCGGCAGCTCGACGGGTTCGACGAGTCGTACTTCATGTACTTCGAGGACGTCGACCTGGGCCAGCGCGTGGGTCGCTCCGGTCGCACGAACGTGTACGTGCCGACCGCCGTGGTCACCCACACCGGGGCGCACTCGACGTCGTCGAACCGTCGCCGGATGGAGATCGAGCACCACCGCAGCGCGTACCGGTTCCTGTCGCGGAGGTACCGGGCGTGGTGGCTGTTGCCCCTCCGTGTGGTGCTGCACGCCGGTCTGTCGCTCCGAGCCCGCTGGGTCACGCGCAAGTAG
- a CDS encoding glycosyltransferase, protein MALFRRRRPDAAVSGSEARPASVTPAHPERVVGWDGALPALEVSVTVLLVSRSDRYDALPSMVTAARLAFGPSADVRAVGYVADASPVGEQARGIPWVRSAPVDGIGSAINAGVAAGVGRVLLAVDSTVWVTDQDLRVLAQAGGDGVAQARIRMPDGSQRDGVRLLRPGALPWSDDGSTSPARSQADDRQDSPLAAVPVFAADQPAVSLPGASLVPAPCLPDERMTLTSWTRAVADRDGRPVRAVWSLTRSAEAGRTVDAATVDAFSVWRDRAPDGDGAVAAGPPLPPWGARPVTPAPRSRSDDDRLSWSVKIAAPAGPEGDGWGDVHFATELAGALEGLGQRVRVDRRDAHVRDDDAADDVTLVIRGLDRVPPNPASVNLLWVISHPDDVSDTELRSFDAAFAAGPVWAAEAAARAGVPVGALLQATDPAVFHPAARSDAGQDAGHVVFVGSTRGAARPVVADAVALGTDLRVHGPGWDGVVPSAMLGAVALSRTEVATAYASARVVLNDHWPDMAAGGFVSNRVFDVLASGGVVVTDQVAGLGDVLDVPTLAVARSRDDVAALLDPAHGWPAAAERAAVADRIAAEHSFDARAAVLLAAARAARRRLRPGP, encoded by the coding sequence ATGGCACTCTTCCGTCGCCGCCGGCCGGATGCGGCGGTCTCCGGCTCGGAGGCCCGTCCCGCGTCGGTGACGCCGGCCCACCCCGAGCGGGTGGTCGGCTGGGACGGTGCCCTGCCGGCACTCGAGGTGTCGGTGACGGTGCTGCTGGTGAGCCGGTCCGACCGGTACGACGCGCTGCCGTCGATGGTCACCGCGGCTCGTCTGGCGTTCGGCCCCTCGGCGGACGTCCGCGCGGTCGGCTACGTCGCCGATGCGTCGCCGGTCGGCGAGCAGGCGCGGGGGATCCCCTGGGTCCGCTCGGCGCCGGTCGACGGCATCGGTTCGGCGATCAACGCCGGGGTCGCCGCCGGGGTCGGGCGTGTGCTCCTGGCGGTCGACTCGACGGTCTGGGTGACCGACCAGGACCTGCGGGTCCTCGCACAGGCCGGCGGCGACGGCGTGGCCCAGGCCCGCATCCGGATGCCCGACGGTTCGCAGCGGGACGGCGTGCGGCTGCTGCGCCCGGGAGCGCTTCCCTGGTCCGACGACGGGTCGACGAGTCCGGCCCGCAGCCAGGCGGACGACCGCCAGGACTCCCCGCTCGCCGCGGTGCCGGTCTTCGCAGCGGACCAGCCGGCCGTCTCGCTGCCGGGCGCTTCCCTGGTGCCGGCACCGTGCCTCCCGGACGAGCGGATGACCCTGACCAGCTGGACCCGCGCGGTCGCCGACCGCGACGGCCGCCCCGTGCGTGCGGTGTGGTCGCTGACCCGCTCGGCGGAGGCCGGACGGACGGTCGACGCGGCGACGGTGGATGCGTTCTCGGTCTGGCGCGACCGGGCGCCGGACGGCGACGGAGCGGTCGCAGCCGGACCCCCGCTGCCCCCGTGGGGTGCGCGACCCGTCACCCCGGCGCCCCGATCGCGCTCCGACGACGACCGGTTGTCCTGGTCCGTCAAGATCGCCGCCCCGGCCGGGCCCGAGGGCGACGGGTGGGGCGACGTGCACTTCGCCACCGAGCTCGCGGGCGCGCTCGAGGGCCTCGGCCAGCGGGTCCGCGTCGACCGGCGGGACGCGCACGTCCGGGACGACGACGCCGCGGACGACGTCACGCTCGTCATCCGCGGGCTGGACCGTGTGCCGCCGAACCCGGCGTCGGTGAACCTGCTCTGGGTGATCAGCCACCCCGACGACGTCTCGGACACCGAGCTCCGGTCGTTCGACGCAGCGTTCGCTGCGGGTCCGGTGTGGGCCGCCGAAGCCGCCGCACGTGCCGGCGTGCCGGTCGGGGCACTGCTGCAGGCGACCGACCCGGCGGTGTTCCACCCGGCCGCCCGGTCGGACGCAGGCCAGGACGCGGGGCACGTGGTGTTCGTCGGGTCGACCCGTGGCGCGGCCCGGCCGGTGGTCGCCGACGCGGTCGCACTCGGCACCGACCTGCGTGTGCACGGCCCGGGGTGGGACGGCGTCGTGCCCTCCGCGATGCTCGGGGCCGTCGCGCTGTCACGGACCGAGGTCGCGACGGCGTACGCGTCCGCCCGCGTGGTCCTCAACGACCACTGGCCGGACATGGCGGCGGGCGGTTTCGTGTCGAACCGGGTCTTCGACGTGCTGGCGTCCGGCGGGGTCGTCGTCACGGACCAGGTCGCCGGCCTCGGGGACGTGCTCGACGTCCCGACGCTCGCCGTCGCCCGTTCGCGGGACGACGTGGCCGCCCTGCTCGACCCGGCGCACGGGTGGCCGGCGGCTGCCGAACGTGCTGCGGTCGCCGATCGGATCGCGGCGGAGCACTCCTTCGACGCCCGGGCCGCGGTGCTGCTCGCAGCCGCTCGCGCCGCACGCAGGCGTCTGCGCCCCGGCCCCTGA
- a CDS encoding glycosyltransferase family 4 protein, whose protein sequence is MPQLTVLVDGTAVPRELGGVGRYVEGVVSHLTDPALDVHLVVRPVHAEHFRAVAPDATVHTAPAWTDSVPLRFVWEQTGLPALGRRIGAQVLHSPHYTFPFGWRGGSVVTLHDATFFSNPEWHSRLKRAFFTWWSRRSLRSRPVVIVPSAATATEAARVVSGIRADVRVAPLGVDRAVFHEPSIAEVEDARIAATLPEGAPWIAFLGTIEPRKNITALLDAYATVRASRAAAGSDTPWLVLSGARGWDESAIARLDALQPDDHVIEAGYLPLEDLSGYLGGAEFVVYPSLGEGFGLPVVEAMAAGACVLTTRRLSLPEVGGDAAVYTDPSAPALAEAMAALLDDPALVASHRAAALARADVFTWQATAAVHVDAYAAVAGGAR, encoded by the coding sequence GTGCCGCAGCTCACCGTCCTCGTCGACGGGACCGCGGTACCGCGCGAACTCGGCGGTGTGGGCCGGTACGTCGAGGGCGTCGTGTCACACCTGACCGACCCGGCGCTCGACGTCCACCTGGTCGTCCGACCCGTGCACGCCGAGCACTTCCGCGCCGTGGCGCCGGACGCCACCGTGCACACCGCGCCGGCGTGGACCGACTCCGTGCCGCTGCGGTTCGTGTGGGAGCAGACCGGCCTGCCGGCACTCGGCCGCAGGATCGGCGCGCAGGTGCTGCACTCCCCGCACTACACGTTCCCGTTCGGCTGGCGCGGTGGCTCCGTCGTCACCCTGCACGACGCCACGTTCTTCTCGAACCCCGAGTGGCACTCCCGCCTGAAGCGCGCGTTCTTCACCTGGTGGAGCCGTCGGTCGCTGCGCAGCCGCCCGGTCGTCATCGTGCCGAGTGCGGCCACCGCGACCGAGGCCGCACGGGTCGTCAGCGGGATCCGCGCCGACGTCCGGGTCGCACCGCTCGGCGTCGACCGTGCCGTGTTCCACGAGCCGTCGATCGCCGAGGTCGAGGACGCCCGGATCGCCGCGACACTCCCCGAGGGCGCACCCTGGATCGCGTTCCTCGGCACGATCGAGCCCCGCAAGAACATCACGGCCCTGCTCGACGCCTACGCCACCGTGCGGGCGTCGCGAGCGGCCGCCGGTTCGGACACCCCGTGGCTGGTGCTCTCCGGGGCACGCGGATGGGACGAGTCCGCGATCGCTCGACTCGACGCCCTGCAGCCCGACGACCACGTGATCGAGGCCGGCTACCTGCCCCTCGAGGACCTGTCCGGCTACCTCGGCGGTGCGGAGTTCGTCGTCTACCCGTCGCTCGGCGAGGGCTTCGGCCTGCCGGTGGTCGAGGCGATGGCCGCAGGCGCCTGCGTCCTGACCACCCGGCGGTTGTCGCTGCCCGAGGTCGGCGGCGACGCAGCGGTGTACACCGATCCGTCCGCACCCGCACTGGCCGAGGCGATGGCCGCGCTGCTCGACGATCCCGCACTCGTGGCGTCGCACCGGGCGGCCGCGCTGGCGCGTGCCGACGTGTTCACCTGGCAGGCCACCGCGGCCGTGCACGTCGACGCGTACGCCGCCGTCGCCGGGGGTGCACGGTGA
- the rfbA gene encoding glucose-1-phosphate thymidylyltransferase RfbA: MKGIILAGGSGTRLWPITKGISKQLMPIYDKPMVYYPLSTLMMAGIREVLVITTPEYNDQFRALLGDGSSLGMDIQYAVQPSPDGLAQAFVIGEDFIGDDSVALVLGDNIFHGTGLGTNLRKNTEVDGATIFAYHVADPKAYGVVEFDDDFTAVSIEEKPTEPKSNYAVPGLYFYDNKVIEIAKTIEPSARGELEISTVNERYLEAGELGVQVLDRGTAWLDTGTFESMMQASEYVKVIEDRQGFKIGCIEEIAWRNGWIDDAQLADLAAPLVKGGYGVYLQRLLAV, encoded by the coding sequence ATGAAGGGCATCATCCTGGCCGGGGGTTCCGGCACCCGTCTCTGGCCGATCACCAAGGGCATCAGCAAGCAGCTCATGCCGATCTACGACAAGCCGATGGTCTACTACCCGCTGTCGACCCTCATGATGGCCGGCATCCGCGAGGTCCTCGTCATCACGACGCCGGAGTACAACGACCAGTTCCGTGCCCTGCTCGGCGACGGTTCGTCCCTCGGCATGGACATCCAGTACGCGGTCCAGCCGAGCCCGGACGGCCTCGCGCAGGCCTTCGTCATCGGCGAGGACTTCATCGGCGACGACAGCGTCGCGCTCGTCCTCGGCGACAACATCTTCCACGGCACGGGCCTCGGCACGAACCTGCGGAAGAACACCGAGGTCGACGGCGCCACCATCTTCGCGTACCACGTGGCCGACCCGAAGGCGTACGGCGTCGTGGAGTTCGACGACGACTTCACCGCGGTCTCCATCGAGGAGAAGCCGACGGAGCCGAAGTCGAACTACGCCGTCCCCGGCCTGTACTTCTACGACAACAAGGTCATCGAGATCGCGAAGACGATCGAGCCGAGCGCCCGTGGGGAACTCGAGATCTCGACCGTCAACGAGCGCTACCTCGAGGCGGGCGAGCTCGGCGTCCAGGTCCTCGACCGCGGGACGGCCTGGCTCGACACGGGCACGTTCGAGTCGATGATGCAGGCGTCCGAGTACGTCAAGGTCATCGAGGACCGTCAGGGCTTCAAGATCGGCTGCATCGAGGAGATCGCCTGGCGCAACGGCTGGATCGACGACGCGCAGCTCGCCGACCTGGCAGCACCGCTCGTCAAGGGCGGCTACGGCGTCTACCTGCAGCGACTGCTCGCCGTCTGA
- a CDS encoding glycosyltransferase family 2 protein, translating into MKLFIQIPCLNEENTLASVIDSIPREIDGIDEIEILVINDGSTDRTVEVAKEHGVKHFVHHTTNMGLARSFRDGVDYALLHGADIVVNTDGDNQYPQSQIAELVQPILRKEAEIVIGDRQTRTIEHFSGFKKLMQRFGSWVASRAAGLDLPDAASGFRAYSKYSLIRLNIVTRFSYCMETIVQAGYKRLAIASVPITTNPKTRESRLFKNIWQHMFQSGSAIARVYLMYRPMALFLWVAAILGALGAWPLVRYLVLLAMHTGGNHLQSIILGVVLLITAVLSIVIGVVADLTRLNRTLAEEQLDLQKLQRYGD; encoded by the coding sequence GTGAAGCTCTTCATCCAGATCCCCTGCCTCAACGAGGAGAACACCCTCGCCAGCGTCATCGACTCCATCCCGCGGGAGATCGACGGCATCGATGAGATCGAGATCCTGGTGATCAACGACGGCAGCACCGACCGCACCGTCGAGGTCGCCAAGGAGCACGGTGTCAAGCACTTCGTGCACCACACCACGAACATGGGGCTCGCCCGCTCCTTCCGGGACGGCGTCGACTACGCGCTGCTCCACGGCGCGGACATCGTCGTCAACACCGACGGTGACAACCAGTACCCGCAGTCGCAGATCGCCGAACTGGTGCAGCCGATCCTCCGGAAAGAGGCCGAGATCGTCATCGGCGACCGGCAGACGCGGACCATCGAGCACTTCTCCGGCTTCAAGAAGCTCATGCAGCGCTTCGGCTCGTGGGTCGCCAGCCGCGCCGCCGGGCTCGACCTGCCCGACGCCGCGAGCGGGTTCCGCGCGTACTCGAAGTACTCGCTCATCCGCCTGAACATCGTCACGCGCTTCAGCTACTGCATGGAGACCATCGTGCAGGCCGGCTACAAGCGCCTGGCCATCGCCTCCGTGCCGATCACGACGAACCCGAAGACCCGCGAGTCGCGGCTGTTCAAGAACATCTGGCAGCACATGTTCCAGTCGGGTTCGGCGATCGCCCGCGTCTACCTGATGTACCGGCCGATGGCGCTGTTCCTCTGGGTGGCGGCGATCCTCGGTGCGCTCGGGGCCTGGCCGCTCGTCCGGTACCTGGTGCTGCTGGCGATGCACACCGGCGGCAACCACCTGCAGTCGATCATCCTCGGCGTCGTCCTGTTGATCACGGCGGTGCTGAGCATCGTGATCGGCGTGGTGGCGGACCTGACCCGCCTGAACCGGACCCTGGCCGAGGAACAGCTCGACCTGCAGAAGCTGCAGCGGTATGGGGACTGA